A stretch of DNA from Fusobacterium mortiferum ATCC 9817:
CAGTTTCTTCCTCTAATTCTCTAAGAGCAGCATTCATAGGACACTCATCTTTTTCTAAAAGGCCAGCAGGAATTTCTAAAGTGACCATATTCACAGCAGGTCTGTACTGTTTTACTAAAAGGATAGTATCATCTTCAAAAACAGCAGCTACTCCCACAGCATCTCTTTTTCCAGTAAAAGTCCAATCAACAATTTTATTGTTAGGTAACTTTAATTTTCTACTAAAAACTTTTATATGCTCATTTTTAAAAATCTCTTTTTTTTCTAATTCTTCAAATTTATCCATTGTTAACCTCTATTTATTCATCAATTCTCTAACCTTATATAGGATTATTCCAGAAGCCATAGCTACATTTAATGACTCGGCACTTCCATATATAGGAATGATTACAGTTTCATCAGCAACTTTTAAGAAATTATCACTTACTCCATTTCCTTCGCTTCCAAAAATAATAGCATTTTTTTCACTTAATGTAATATCTGTGTATTCAATAGAATTATTTTCAAGAGCTGTTACAAGAAATTTATATTTTTTTTCTTTTAAAAATTGGATAAGTTGGAGCTCTTCCATATACACTATATTCATATTAAATATAGAGCCCATACTACTTCTAACACATTTTTCGTTATAACAGTCTACGCTTCCTTTAGTGAGAATTATATCTTTAAAACCTGCAGCATCAGCTGCTCTAATAATTGTTCCTAAATTTCCAGGGTCTTGTATTTTATCTAAAACAATTATATTATTATTTATTTTTCCTATATTAGTTTCACAATATGGATATACCAAGATTACTCCTTGTGAATTTTCTTGAGAAGTTAAATCTTTAAATATTTTATCATTTACTACAATTTTTCTACAATCAAATCTCTCTAATTTAGTAGTTATGTTTTCAAAATCTTCAAAATTTTCTTTTAAGATAATTAAATCTGGTATATAAGTAAAATCTAAAAATTTTCTTCCTTCAGCTAGAAATTTTTTTTCTTCCTCTCTATATTTTCTTTGCTTTAATTTTTTTACTTTTTTTATTGTACTATTATCTAAACTATTTATAAATTCCACAATATCCTCCTAAAATTTAACTACTTCTCATTATAGCATAAAAACCTTATTATTTACAGATTATAAAATATGTATTATAATTCTATTGAATAAATTATTAATTAAGGAGTAGAAAATGTTATCATCTAAATTTATAAATTTTATGAAAGCTATTAATAGTGGAAGATTAGAAAAGCTTTCTTGTGTTGTAGAATTAGGAAGAGTAGGAGTTCGTATGGCTGAAGAATATTCTACAAGATTTGATTTATTAGATGTAGAGCAGTGCCTATATCTATCAGAATTTCAAACTCCACAGTTAGAAAAAGCAGAAAAACATCTTTTAAACTTAGTAAAGAAGAATGACCCACTTTTTTCTCTGCTAGAATATTATGATAATTATCCTTATTCTTATTCTGATATAAATTATTTTTTAAAGGGTGTTTAAAGAGTGGGGTAGAGATATCTATTAAGGCGGTAAATCCAAGTGCTAGAAATAGTTATTTTAAAAAAGTAAAAAAATTAGAAAAATCTCTAAGATATCAGAAGTTTTTAAGACCTTGGTTAAATGAAAAGTATCAAGTAGAAGAGGTTTTAAAGGACTTAGAGGAACATAGTATACAAAAATTTAACTTAGTAAATGAAATAAAGTTTACTAAAAGTATGACAGATTACTTAGAAGAGTATAAGGATGTAAAATTTTTAAAAAGAATAAAATTTCCAAAAGTGTATACATATTTATCTTCAGAAGAAAAAGTAGCTTGTGAATATATTTATGGTAGTTATTTTTATGAATTATTACAATATAATAGATTGGCTTACAAGGATGTTTTAGATTTAATTAGAGCTCAACTGTTTTTTATATTAAAGGTTGGAATTTTTCACAATAATTTACATTCTGGAAACCTTATTTTAAGTGATGAAGGAAATATATATTTCTTAGATTGTAACAGTTTAGGGGTTTTAAAAACTCAGACAAGAGAGGGATTATTTAAGATTTTAAAATTTACATTAAAAGAAGAGTTTAAAGAGGTAGCAATAACCCTTAATGAGATTTCAGAGAAAAAATTTACAATTGAAGAGATAGAAACTCTAGCTAAGAAAATTGAAGATATTTATTCTATAAATTATACAACTAATAATACTTTTATTAGGAAATTGATGGAAATATTTAAAGTTGCAAATAATTTTGGAATAGTATATGACAAAGATATTTTTTCTGCCTTTAAATCCTTTATATATTTAGATAAAATGGTAAATAAAACAAAAGATAAAAATAGTATTTTCAAAGATGACTTATTAAGAGTTTTAGATGAAATAGAAGAGTTTATTAAGAGCAGTAATAACTAATTGACTTAATTTGAGTTTCATATTAAAATATAATATATGCAATATGCAAAATTAATTTTAGGAGGTTGATAAATGAAAAAAATATTGGCAGCACTTATTTTAGCTATGGCAGTAATAGGTTGCGGGGGAAAAGAGAAAGATAAAAATGTGCTTTATGTGTATGGTTGGGCTAATACTATACCACAAAGTATCTATGAGGATTTTGAAAAGGAAACTGGAATAAAAGTTGTAGAAGATATCTATTCTTCAAATGAAGAGATGTTTACAAAATTAAAAGCTGGTGGAGATGGATACGATATTGTTATGCCATCTGCTGATTATGTGGAGATAATGGCAAAAGAAGGAATGATTGAGAAATTAGATAAATCTCAATTACCTAGTTATAATAATCTTGACCCATTAGTATTGGAAAAATTACATCATTTTGACCCAAATAATGAGTATGAAGTTCCTTATTTAATTGGAGCTACAATTATAGCTGTAAATAAAAAATATGTTCCTGAATTCTCAAGAGATTACTCTATCTATGAGATGACAGATTTAAAAGGAAGAATGACACTGTTAGATGATATGAGAGAGGTAATGACTTCAGCTTTAGGAATGTTAGGATATTCACAAACTGTTACTGATGAGAAAGCAATTGCTCAAGCAGCAGAGTTAATAAAAGTTTGGAAGAAAAATATAGCAAAGTTTGATGCTGAGTCTTTTGGAAAAGGATTTGCAAGTGGAGATTTCTGGGTAGTACAAGGATATCCAGATAATATTTTTAAAGAGTTAGATGAAACAGAGAGAAAAAATGTAGAAATGATAATTCCAGAAAAAGGTGGAACTGCTTATGTAGATTCTTTTGCTCTTTTAAAAACTGCTCCTAACAAAGAGAATGCTTATAAATTTTTAGAGTATACTTTAAGACCAGAGGTGGCAGCAAAAATGGCAGATGCTTTAGAAACACCATCTGTTAACTTAAAAGCTAGAGAGCTTATGACAGTAGAGCCACTATTTGAAATCTCTGACTTAAAAAATGTACAAGTATTGAGAGATATAAATACAACTCTTGATTTACAAAATAAATATTGGCAAGAAATATTAATAGCTGATTAATTTGGAGGATAAAATGAAATTTTCTATAATAAGAGAGCAACTTATTTCTGTTCTTTCTGAATATACAAATATTTTAAAAGAAAATCCAATTAAACCTATTGTTTCAGGATTAAAAATTATAGCTAAAGATAATCAAGTAATTTTTATAGGAACAAACTTAGAAATAGAACACATTAGAAAGATAGAAGCAGAAGTTGAAAGAGAAGGAGAAGTAGTTTTAAAACCATTTTTACTTCTTGAGTATATAAAGCTTTTAGAAGAGGATAAAATAGAGTTTTCTAGTGAAAATGGATTTGTAGCAGTTCATCAAGCTGAGTTTTCTGTACTAGAAGGTGGAAGTTATCCAGTTATTCCAGAACTAGAATCTCAAAGTCTATTAACAATTGAAGGAAATCGTTTGGTACAGCTTCTAGATAGAGCAAAATTTGCTGCTTCACAAAGTGCTGATAATATTCAAATAAATTGTGTAAGAGCTGTTTTTAAAAAAGAAGAGTTAAATCTTGCTTCAACAGATTCATATAGATTGCTTTTCTTAAGAGAAAAAGTAGAGTGTAATGAAAATAAAGAACTATCTATTCCTATGGAAACAGTAAATATTTTATGTAAACTTTTAAAAGATTATAATAAAGAGATACATCTAGGTTATAGTGGAGAAACATTAGTAATAACTTGGGAAAACTCATATTTTTCAAGTAAGACAATTGGACTACAATATCCAGATTTTAAAACTATCTTAAGAATTTCAGCCTTTGAAAAAAGAATGGAGTTTAATAGAGATGAGTTAAGAAGCGCTATTAAAAGAGTAATAACTGTTGCTAAGACAAGTTTAGATGCTAAATTTGGAGCAATATTCAATTTTACAGGGAAAATGATGGTTATAAATGCTTTCTCTGGAAGAGCTAAAATAAATCAAAAAGTTAATATGCTAAAAGAGGGAGAGGATTTTAAAGCTTCTTTAAACTGTAAATTTTTAGCAGAATATATTGATAATATCTCTAATAATGTGATAATCAGTGGAAATAATGCTTCTTCTATGTTTGAAATAAGAGAAGAAGGAAATGAAGATTATATCTATATTCTTATGCCACTAGCTTTAAGAGATTAAATAGACCTTTATCTCATTAGAAACACAAGAATAACTTTCGTTCAAAGAATAAAGAGCAAGTATGGCTCGGTTAACTAAAAACACAAAACTTGACTTCGTCTCAAACAGTTGTGTTTTTTAGCATTTACCTTCGCTGACTTGCTCTATTTATTCTTTTCAATCTTTGTTATTCTTATATTTTAATTTTTTATTTATCAATTCACTAATTTAAAAAGTGTAACTTACAGATTTGCGAAAATATACTTACTTAAATTTAATAATAAACTTATAGTCGTGTAATTAATATTTCAATTTCTTGTAGTCTGTAGCAACTCTTAGTTTTCCTTGCTATTTAGATAAATTTCTATTTTCTTGCACACTCACTAGCAGAGCCTACTAATATTTCTAATCCATGTTTTAGCTCTGAAATTATATAAGTTAAAGACTCTTCAACAGCTTTTGGACTACCAGGCATATTTATTATAAGAGTATCTTTTCTTATACCAGCAGTGGCTCTAGATAACATAGCCCTTTTAGTTATAGTAAGAGAGTAAGCTCTAATTGCTTCTGGTATACCAGGAACTCTTTTTTCTATTATTTCTTCAGTAGCTTCTGGAGTTACATCTCTTTTAGAAAATCCAGTTCCTCCAGTAGTTAAAATCAAATCTGCGTGATTATTATCACATATTTCTATAAGAGTATCTTTTATTTTTTGAAAATCATCAGAGATTAAAACTTTTTTTGTAATCTTATATCCATTTTCTAATATAATTTTTTCAATAACTTGAGTAGAAATATCTTCCCTTTCCCCTTTTGAACCCTTGTCACTCATACATACAATAGCAACTTTAAACATTGTTTTTCACCTCATAAAAAATTTTTATTTCTTTTATTTAATTATATCATAAATTCTCAATAAATCTTGAATTTTTTTATTAAATTTGTTATCATTTATTTAGAGAAAAATATTAAAATATGGGGTGGTTATATGAAAAAGATGTTATTATTTATCTTAGTTGGAATTTTATCACTATCTTCTTTAACTTTTTCTAAGGAAGAAAAAGTAGAGATTACAGTAAGTGCTGCAGCTAGTTTAAAAGAGGTTATGGAAGAATTAAGTGAAAAATTTCAAAATGAAAATAAAAATGTAAAAATAAATCTTAATCTTGGTGGATCAGGGGCTTTAAAAAATCAGATTTTAGCAGGAGCACCAGTAGATTTAGTTTTCTTTGCTTCGCAAAAAGATTTAAAGGATTTGGATAATAAAGGTTTTATAGAAAAAGAGTATCAAAAGGATATTTTGAAAAATAGATTAGTAGTAGCTGGAAGAATAACTATAGACTCTTTGGATAAATTAGTAGGAAATAGTGTGGCTATAGGAATTCCAGAAACTGTTCCTGCTGGAAAATATTCTAAAGAGTCTTTTATTAATGCTGGTATTTGGGAAAAATTACAAGATGATATAGTATATGCAAAAGATGTAAGAAGTGCTGCTCAGTATGTTGATTTATATGAAGTAGATTATTCATTAATTTATAAAACAGATGCTAGAGTTTTAAAAAATAGCGAAATAGTTTATACTGTTCCAGAAAATTTACATACTCCAGTTGTATATAGTTATGGAATTATTAAAGATAGAGCTAATGAAAATGTAGTAGAATTTTATAACTTTTTAAACTCTAATACAGCTAAAAAATTATATGAAAAGTATGGTTTTGAGATGGCAGAATAATTATGATAAGTTTAAATTTAAAAATAATTTTATTGACTTTAAAAATAGCTACAATTTCTACACTACTTGTAACGATAGTATCAGTTTTACTAGTATGGTTATTAGATAGGAATAATTCAAAATTAAAAAATATATTTGAAATGCTAATCAATCTTTCACTTTTTATTTCACCAAGTGTACTGGGGTATATACTTATATTAATTTTAGGAAAGAGAGGAGTAGTAGGAGCTATACTTTATAAATATTTTGATATTTCTGTAATATTTTCTTGGTGGGCTGGAATTATAACAGCTTTTATAGTTACTCTTCCTCTGATGTATAATAGTGTAAAAACGGGGATGGCTTCTCTCAATCCAGTTTATTTTGAAGCTGGACGGGAGGCTGGAGCAAGTGAGTTCCAAATTTTAAGATTGATAACACTTCCACTTATTAAAAGAAATATTTTAGCTGGAATGGTACTCTCTTTTGGAAGAGCAATGGGAGAGTTTGGTGCTACTCTTATGTTAGCAGGAAATATCCCAGGACGTACACAGACAATATCTATGGTAATATATTCAGCTTCAGAGAGTGGAGATACAAAAACAGCAAACTTTTTTTTAGTTATAATTTTATTAATAAGCTTTATTATAATGATGATTTATAATTATTTATTTAAAAAAGAAAGGGATAATATATGAAAAAAATAAAAACAGTAGATGCTGTGGGGTATGTACTTCAGCATGATATTACTCAAATTCTTCCAGGTGAGTTTAAAGGAAGAGCTTTTAAGAAGGGGCATATTATAAAAGAGGAGGATATTCCAAAGCTTTTAAGTTTAGGAAAAGACCATATATATGTTTTTGAATTAGGAGAGGTTGGAGTACATGAAAATGATGCTGCTCTTATTTTAGGAGATTTAGGTAGAGGAGAGAATATTTATACAGATGATGAGATAAAAGAGGGAAAAATAAATTTCAGAGCTAAATGTGATGGAATTTTAAAGGTAGATAGTGAAAATCTTTTAGAGTTAAATATGTTAGGTGAGATTTCCTTTGCTACATTGCCAAATAACTATCCAGTAGAAGAGGGAGAGTTGATAGGAGGTTCAAGAGTCATCCCTTTAGTTGTAGCTAAGGAAAAAATGGAGATGGCAAAATCTCTAATTAAAACTCCACTATTAAAAGTTGTTCCTTATAAAAAATATAGAGTAGGAATTATAACAACAGGAAATGAAGTTTTTTATGGAAGAATTGAAGATAAGTTTGGACAGGTAATAAAAAATAAACTTTCTGAATATGAGTGTGAAATAATAGGACAAGTTCTTTGTCCAGATGATAAAGAGATTATTAAATCTAGAGCTAAAGAGTTTTTAGATAAAGGTGCAAATATGCTAATTTTTACTGGAGGAATGTCAGTTGACCCAGATGACTTAACACCTAGTTCTATTATAGAAATGGGAGGAGAGTTAGTAACTTATGGAGCACCTGTTTTACCAGGAGCAATGTTTTTATTATCATACTTAGGAGATATACCTATGATGGGACTTCCAGGATGCGTTATGTTTGCTAAAAGAACTATATTTGATTTAGTTTTATCAAGAGTTATGACTGGAGAGAAGCTAAGTAAGAGAGATATAATGATGTATGGGAATGGAGGATTATGTCAAACTTGTGAGGTTTGCCACTATCCTAACTGTTCTTTTGGAAAGCAGGGATAATAATGGAATTTACACATTTTAATGAAAAAGGTAGAGCTAGAATGGTAGATGTTAGTGAGAAAAACGAAACTCAAAGAAGAGCCATTGCTAGAGGATACATTCAAATGAATCCAGAAACTATTAAGATGATTAATGAAGGAAAGATGAAAAAAGGAGATGTTCTATCTGTTGCTCAAGTGGGGGGGATATGTGGAGCTAAAAAAACTTGGGATTTAATTCCAATGTGCCATAATATATTGCTTACTGGAGCGGATATATCTTTTGAAGTAGAAGAGGATAGAGTGTGGATAGAGGCTGTTGTAAAAACTACTGGAAAAACAGGAGTAGAGATGGAGGCTCTAACTGCTGTATCTATTGCTGCTCTCACTATCTATGATATGTGTAAAGCTGTAGATAAGCATATGATAATAGGAGATGTAAAGTTAGTAGAAAAAACAGGTGGAAAATCAGATTTTAGATTAAAATAGTAAGGGAAATTATAAGATAATAAAAAATCAAGAATTACTTTCTTAAAAANNNNNNNNNNNNNNNNNNNNNNNNNNNNNNNNNNNNNNNNNNNNNNNNNNNNNNNNNNNNNNNNNNNNNNNNNNNNNNNNNNNNNNNNNNNNNNNNNNNNTTACTTTCTTAAAAATAAAAGTCATTCTTGATTTTTTATATTAATCTCTTTTTATTTACTCAAAAATATATCCTATACTTATTTGTGAAAGAATATCTCCTTTTTCTCCATCACGAGATAGAGAAAACTCAAATGGACCAATTAAGCTTTCATAAGTAAGTGAGATATCAAATCCTTGAGAGTAATCTTCCCAGATTTTTTTAGAATTAGAATAATTTTCAGAAGTTAAATCATTATATGTTCCTATATTCCAACGAGTACTCAAATATAAATTAGAATCTAATTTATAAATTAATCCTAACTTACCTATTAAAAACTCATCTACAAGTTTTTGCTGATACCTATAACCATAGAAAGCAAAATCTTTATTTTCTAGATTATTTTTTGTTCCACCAAGACGTATAAATTTATCAATAGAAGAAACCTCATCACCAGATATAATTCCACCATATAGTCCATAATTAAGAGTAAATTTTTTAGTAATAGGGATATACCCATCTAATGAATATAAAGGTCCATAGAAATTAGATTTAGATTTATCAAGACTTCCTTCCCAACTATATTCAAAATCAATTTTTAAGCCAGAGTTAGCATGAGTACTTGAATCTAGAATATCAAAAGTAGTTCTAATAAAAGCGCCATTATAGTTCTTAGAGTATTCTATATCTTCTGGTAAGACAGACCCAGTTTTTTGTTCTAACTTACTATATGAAGTTTTTATTCCATAAGAAGCAGTAAGTTGATTATTATATTGAGTAAGTATTCCTGTTTCAAAATCTATACTTTTTATAAGCGAATTAGAGATTTTCTCTTTTCCATCATAGATGAAAAAAGGATTTTCATTATAACCAAGATTAGTAAAAACTCCAATTTTATTTGAATAACCATAGTAAGAGAAGTTTTTAAGATTAAGTCCAAGATAATCTCCTACTTGTAAATCAACAAGAGTATTATTTCCTATTTTTCCTAAGTTACTAAGTGTGGTTCCTATATCAAAAGTAGTTCCATAACCAGTTAAATAATTTACTCCAACTCCAAAAGAGTTATTAGGATTAATGTCAGCATCAATAACTAAAGTATCTTCGCTTAAGTTATAATATACACGATTGATAATATCATTTCCATAAACTTTTAGCATAGAATTTTCTAAATCTTCAGGGGTAATCTCTCTATTCAAAATATTCTCAAGTATACTATTTATTATAAATTTATTTTTTTCAGAAATCTCATTTTTATATTCTATATTTTTTATTACAAATGTTTTATTGTTATTTGTAGTAGAAATTTTTATATTTTTTTCTCTAGTTGAACCCTTAGCTAAATCTTTTAAAAGAGAAATTTGTTGTCGTGCAGCTTCTTCTCCCTTTTCTATAAAGAGTTTTCCCTTATCTAAATCAGTAGCCGAGTATTCAAGAACATCTGGAGTTATAAGTGTAGAGGTTAATTCTCTTTGTTCACTTGTAGAAGAGGCACTTTGTATAGCTACTAATTGATTTAGTACACTGAGGATATTATAATCTTTTTTATCTTTAACCTCGTTTCCAACATCACTACCAATAATGATATCAGCTCCCATATTAATAACATCTATTACAGGGAAATTACGAGAAACTAAGCCATCTACATAAAGCCGATTATCAATTTCAACTGGTTCAAAAAGAGTAGGAATAGCCACACTAGCAGTGATTACTTTAGCTAAGTCTCCCTCTTTCATTGCTACTGCTTGTCCAGTATTTAGATCTGTTGTGATAATTCTAAGGGGAATAGGTAAATCATCAAAATTTCTAATACTATCTACACTACTTAATAGTTTTTTTAATTCAAAATATATCATCTGATTATTTCCAAAACCTTTAGGAAGTGAGAAATTAAATTTATTATCATATCGTATAGATAGCATATACTTTTTATTATTAACTTTCTTTTCAAGAGGAACTTTACTATCTACAAATGTACCATTGATAAAACTATCCCAATCACTCTTAGTGAGTATACTTTCTATTTCATCAAGGGAGTAACCAGCCGAGTATAAAGCTCCAACCACAGCTCCCATACTTGTCCCAGCAATAAAATCAGGACGGATATCTAACTCTTCTAAAACTCTTAATACTCCTATATGAGCAAGTCCTTTTGCTCCACCACCACTGAGAGCAAGTCCAATTTTTAAATCTTTTTTATTTTTAATAATTTTATTTTTTTTAATCTCTTCTAGTTGAGAGATTCTATTTTCTAAAATTTTAATCTGCTCTTTAAGTTTTTTTATTTCAATATCCTCTTTTGAGGTTAAAGTTTTACTTAAACTTTTTGAGGGAATAAAAAACAGAGATATAATCAAGAAAAAAAGTATAGTATTTTTTTTCATTCCTCCTCCTTAAACTAAAAATAAATTTACAATATATTATACCAAGTTTTTAAAAAAAATAAAATAAAAGAGTTAGGTAAAATTTGATTTTTCATATTAAAAATGTTATAATATCTGTAAAAAAGAGGTTAGGAAGGTTAAGTAGTAAGAAGTAAGAAAATAAATTTTATTTTTTTACTCCTTATTATTTACTTCCTAATCTACAAAATAATTAGGAGGAAAATATGTTTGATGAAAGAAAAGTTCAAATGGAATTAGCAGGTAGAACACTTACATTTTCTACTGGAAAAATAGCAAGACAATCATGTGGAGCTGTAATGGTTCAATATGGAGATACTGTTTTACTAAGTACAGTAAATAGAAGTAAAGAGCCAAGAAAGGAAAATGATTTTTTTCCACTTACAGTTGACTATATAGAAAAATTTTATGCAGCAGGAAAATTTCCTGGAGGATTTAATAAAAGGGAAGGGAAGCCATCAACTAACGCAACACTTACAGCAAGACTTATAGATAGACCTATAAGACCAATGTTTCCAGATGGATTTAACTACGATGTACATATAGTAAATACTGTATTTTCTTTTGATGAGAAAAATACACCAGATTATTTAGGAATAATTGGTTCATCAATGGCTTTAATGTTATCAGATTTACCATTTTTAGGACCAGTAGCTGGAGTTGTAATAGGATATAAAAATGGAGAGTTTATATTAAACCCTACTCCAGAAGAGCTAGAAACAAGTGAGTTAGAACTTTCTGTTGCTGGAACAAGAGAAGCTATTAACATGGTTGAGGCTGGAGCTAATGAGTTAGACGAGGAAACTATGCTTAAAGCTATAATGTTTGCTCATGAAAATATCAAAAAGATTTGTGATTTCCAAGAAGCTTTTGCTAAGGAAGTTGGAAAAGAGAAAATGGAGTTTGTAAAACCAGAGGTTATGCCACTAGTTAAAAACTTTATAGATGAAAGAGGAATGGAAAGACTTCAAGCTGCTGTACTTACATTAGGTAAGAAAAATAGAGAGGAAGCAGTGGACTCATTAGAAGAGGAGTTATTAGAAACTTTCAAAGTAGAGAACTATGGAGAAGGAGAGGAAGTAGAGATTCCTGAAGATGTTTTAATAGAATTTAAAGGATATTATCACGATTTAATGAAAAAATTAGTAAGAGATGCTATTCTTTATCATAAACATAGAGTAGATGGAAGAAAAACTACTGAAATTAGACCTCTATTTGCAGAGGTAAATTGCTTACCAATACCTCATGGATCAGCTATGTTTACTAGAGGAGAAACTCAAGCAGTTGTAATAACTACTTTAGGAACTAAAGAAGATGAACAATTAGTTGATGATTTAGAAAAAGAGTATTATAAAAAATTCTATTTACACTATAATTTCCCACCATATTCAGTTGGAGAAACTGGAAGAATGGGAAGCCCAGGAAGAAGAGAATTAGGACATGGATC
This window harbors:
- the pnp gene encoding polyribonucleotide nucleotidyltransferase, with amino-acid sequence MFDERKVQMELAGRTLTFSTGKIARQSCGAVMVQYGDTVLLSTVNRSKEPRKENDFFPLTVDYIEKFYAAGKFPGGFNKREGKPSTNATLTARLIDRPIRPMFPDGFNYDVHIVNTVFSFDEKNTPDYLGIIGSSMALMLSDLPFLGPVAGVVIGYKNGEFILNPTPEELETSELELSVAGTREAINMVEAGANELDEETMLKAIMFAHENIKKICDFQEAFAKEVGKEKMEFVKPEVMPLVKNFIDERGMERLQAAVLTLGKKNREEAVDSLEEELLETFKVENYGEGEEVEIPEDVLIEFKGYYHDLMKKLVRDAILYHKHRVDGRKTTEIRPLFAEVNCLPIPHGSAMFTRGETQAVVITTLGTKEDEQLVDDLEKEYYKKFYLHYNFPPYSVGETGRMGSPGRRELGHGSLAERALKYVIPSEEEFPYTIRVVSEITESNGSSSQASICGGSLSLMAAGVPIKEHVAGIAMGLIKEGDEFTVLTDIMGLEDHLGDMDFKVAGTKNGITALQMDIKITGITEEIMRIALKQALDARNEILELMNNTIPAPAPIKSNVPRIYQMNIPTDKIAVLIGPGGKNIKGIIDQTGATVDINDDGKVSIFCKDEAALNETVKLVNSFVKDVEVGEVYSGKVVSIQKFGAFMEILPGKEGLLHVSEISQERVEKVEDVLKVGDVFDVKVISTDNGKISLSKKRV
- a CDS encoding patatin-like phospholipase family protein, encoding MKKNTILFFLIISLFFIPSKSLSKTLTSKEDIEIKKLKEQIKILENRISQLEEIKKNKIIKNKKDLKIGLALSGGGAKGLAHIGVLRVLEELDIRPDFIAGTSMGAVVGALYSAGYSLDEIESILTKSDWDSFINGTFVDSKVPLEKKVNNKKYMLSIRYDNKFNFSLPKGFGNNQMIYFELKKLLSSVDSIRNFDDLPIPLRIITTDLNTGQAVAMKEGDLAKVITASVAIPTLFEPVEIDNRLYVDGLVSRNFPVIDVINMGADIIIGSDVGNEVKDKKDYNILSVLNQLVAIQSASSTSEQRELTSTLITPDVLEYSATDLDKGKLFIEKGEEAARQQISLLKDLAKGSTREKNIKISTTNNNKTFVIKNIEYKNEISEKNKFIINSILENILNREITPEDLENSMLKVYGNDIINRVYYNLSEDTLVIDADINPNNSFGVGVNYLTGYGTTFDIGTTLSNLGKIGNNTLVDLQVGDYLGLNLKNFSYYGYSNKIGVFTNLGYNENPFFIYDGKEKISNSLIKSIDFETGILTQYNNQLTASYGIKTSYSKLEQKTGSVLPEDIEYSKNYNGAFIRTTFDILDSSTHANSGLKIDFEYSWEGSLDKSKSNFYGPLYSLDGYIPITKKFTLNYGLYGGIISGDEVSSIDKFIRLGGTKNNLENKDFAFYGYRYQQKLVDEFLIGKLGLIYKLDSNLYLSTRWNIGTYNDLTSENYSNSKKIWEDYSQGFDISLTYESLIGPFEFSLSRDGEKGDILSQISIGYIFE